Proteins encoded by one window of Nicotiana tabacum cultivar K326 chromosome 10, ASM71507v2, whole genome shotgun sequence:
- the LOC142165427 gene encoding secreted RxLR effector protein 161-like → MSPSTSLDKDEQGKSVDETKYRGMIGSLLYLTASRPNIMFSVCKCARFQSPLKESHMTAVKRIIRYHIGTVSHGLWYPRSNTFNLEGFSDADLAGDKEDKKSMSGTCQLLGKALISWNSKKQGSVVLSTTETEYIAIGQCCAQLLWMSHQLGDYELFFKPIQIFCDNSSAICLSKNPMHHSRAKHIDIKHHFIRDHVLKGDVKISFVGTTDQLANIFTKPLLEDMFCALRKLLGITCINNNL, encoded by the coding sequence ATGAGTCCTTCAACAAGTCTCGACAAAGATGAACAGGGAAAATCTGTTGATGAAACTAagtatcgtggaatgattggttCTCTTCTTTATTTAACTGCTAGTCGACCAAATATTATGTTCAGTGTTTGTAAATGTGCCAGGTTTCAGTCACCTCTTAAGGAGTCTCACATGACTGCAgtaaaaagaattattcgatatCATATTGGAACTGTCTCTCATGGATTATGGTATCCTCGTTCTAACACTTTTAATTtagaaggtttttcagatgctgATCTTGCAGGTGATAAGGAAGACAAAAAAAGCATGAGTGGGACATGTCAATTGCTTGGCAAAGCTTTAATATCTTGGAATAGTAAAAAACAAGGATCAGTTGTACTATCCACAACTGAAACTGAATACATTGCTATTGGACAATGTTGTGCACAACTACTGTGGATGTCTCATCAACTTGGTGACTATGAATTATTTTTTAAGCCTATTCAAATCTTCTGTGATAATTCTAGTGCTATATGTCTTTCAAAGAATCCTATGCATCATTCTAGAGCAAAGCATATAGACATCAAgcatcattttattagagatcatgttcttaagggagacGTAAAAATATCTTTTGTTGGAACAACTGATCAATTagcaaatatttttactaagccTTTATTAGAGGATATGTTTTGTGCTTTGAGAAAATTACTTGGAATTACTTGCATTAATAATAATTTGTAG